Proteins found in one Legionella pneumophila subsp. pascullei genomic segment:
- the alaC gene encoding alanine transaminase translates to MSQFPRIKRLPPYVFNTINQLKMEARARGEDIIDFGMGNPDQPTPPHIVNKLIEVAQRPDTHRYSMSKGIPRLRRAMATWYLRHYDVHLDSETQILATIGSKEGLAHLALAISGPGDTVLVPDPAYPIHTYGFIIAGANVKQIPLIDEVQFLDAVEDAINRTWPKPKALVLNFPANPSTHCVEYEFFEKVVDLAKRNNIWIIHDLAYADIVFDGYKAPSILQVPGAIDIAIETYSMSKSYNMPGWRVGFACGNEELVAALTRIKSYLDYGTFTPIQVAAITALEGPDDCVLEIRNLYEKRRNLLCDGLNDIGWEVSKPKGTMFVWAPIPLNYRAMGSLEFSKYLLKEAQVAVSPGIGFGQQGDGYVRFGLIENKDRIRQALRNLKALFKRDGLLKAI, encoded by the coding sequence ATGAGTCAATTTCCACGCATTAAACGCTTGCCCCCTTATGTATTCAATACAATAAATCAGCTTAAGATGGAAGCGCGGGCGCGAGGAGAGGATATTATAGATTTTGGTATGGGGAATCCGGATCAACCGACCCCACCTCATATTGTTAATAAACTTATAGAAGTCGCTCAAAGACCTGACACTCATAGATATTCCATGTCCAAGGGAATCCCGAGATTACGTCGAGCAATGGCCACGTGGTACCTGCGCCATTATGATGTTCATCTGGACAGTGAGACACAAATATTAGCTACAATAGGATCTAAAGAAGGTCTTGCTCATTTGGCTTTGGCAATTTCAGGCCCTGGTGATACGGTGCTTGTTCCTGACCCGGCTTATCCTATTCATACCTATGGATTTATCATTGCTGGCGCTAATGTAAAGCAAATTCCTTTAATCGATGAGGTTCAATTTTTGGATGCTGTTGAAGATGCTATTAACAGAACCTGGCCAAAACCCAAAGCTTTGGTTTTAAATTTTCCGGCAAATCCAAGTACCCACTGTGTTGAATATGAGTTTTTTGAAAAGGTGGTTGATCTTGCCAAGCGTAATAATATTTGGATTATCCATGATTTGGCCTACGCCGATATAGTTTTTGATGGATATAAAGCTCCTTCGATTTTACAAGTTCCTGGTGCCATAGATATTGCAATCGAAACTTATTCAATGTCCAAGTCCTATAATATGCCAGGTTGGCGTGTTGGGTTTGCATGTGGTAATGAAGAGTTGGTTGCTGCCTTGACACGTATAAAATCTTATTTGGATTATGGTACTTTTACTCCCATCCAGGTTGCTGCTATTACAGCTCTGGAAGGCCCTGATGATTGTGTGCTGGAAATAAGAAATCTTTATGAAAAACGACGCAATCTTTTGTGTGATGGACTGAATGATATTGGTTGGGAAGTTAGCAAGCCTAAAGGAACGATGTTTGTTTGGGCGCCTATTCCTCTCAATTACCGCGCCATGGGGTCGCTTGAATTCAGTAAATATTTATTAAAAGAAGCTCAAGTCGCTGTTTCACCAGGCATAGGTTTTGGACAGCAAGGCGATGGTTATGTCCGATTCGGCTTAATTGAAAATAAAGACAGAATAAGACAGGCTTTAAGAAATTTAAAAGCCCTGTTTAAAAGAGATGGTTTGCTAAAGGCTATTTAA
- the secA gene encoding preprotein translocase subunit SecA: MLSTLIKKMFGSRNERTLRRMEKSVMAINAFEPKMQALSNEELAGKTQQFKERFNNGESLDELLAEAFATVREVSLRTLGLRHFDVQLIGGMVLHEGNIAEMRTGEGKTLVATLPAYLNAISGRGVHIVTVNDYLAKRDSQWMKPIYEFLGLTVGVIYPDMSHKEKQEAYKADIVYGTNNEYGFDYLRDNMAFSLTDKVQRELNFAIVDEVDSILIDEARTPLIISGAAEDSSELYIKINSLIPQLKKQEEEGAEGDYTVDEKQKQAHLTDAGHLHIEELLVKAKLLDPGESLYHASNIMLMHHVNAALKAHAMFHKDIDYIVKDNQVVIVDEHTGRTMPGRRWSEGLHQAVEAKEGVPIQNENQTLASITFQNFFRMYNKLSGMTGTADTEAYEFQQIYNLEVVVIPTNKPMVRKDEADLVYLTQADKFQAIIEDIRACSARRQPVLVGTVSIEASEFLSQLLKKANIKHQVLNAKFHEKEAQIIAEAGRPGAVTIATNMAGRGTDIVLGGSLAADLANLLADASEQEKEAVKKEWQKRHDEVIAAGGLRIIGSERHESRRIDNQLRGRAGRQGDPGSSRFYLSLEDNLMRIFASDRVASMMRRLGMQPGEPIEHSLVTRAIENAQRKLEGHHFDVRKQLLDYDNVANDQRQVIYTQRSSIMEMTDTQEIVEMMREEVMNSLVDTYIPPQSLEDQWDPQALSDVLSDEFKIKAPVTDWINEDHSIQPEQIKDKILALAIAHYDEKVRKVGRPVISQFEKSIILQTLDNHWREHLAAMDQLRQGIHLRGYAQKDPKQEYKKEAFSLFTMMLDNLKYEVIRILSSVEIQTEEDAHVVEEQRRADQIKKMNLMHENLSENEEASETQTFRRQEKKVGRNDPCPCGSGKKYKACHGSLV; this comes from the coding sequence ATGCTGAGTACGTTAATTAAGAAAATGTTTGGAAGCCGAAATGAACGGACATTACGGCGAATGGAAAAGTCGGTAATGGCTATTAATGCGTTTGAACCGAAAATGCAGGCTTTATCAAATGAAGAACTGGCCGGAAAAACACAACAATTTAAAGAACGTTTTAATAATGGTGAAAGCCTTGATGAGTTACTTGCGGAAGCTTTCGCTACGGTTAGAGAAGTATCATTGCGAACTCTAGGCCTTAGGCACTTTGACGTACAGTTAATAGGCGGGATGGTATTGCATGAGGGAAATATTGCTGAAATGCGTACCGGAGAAGGTAAAACACTGGTTGCAACCTTACCTGCTTATCTTAATGCCATTAGTGGACGTGGTGTACATATAGTCACCGTTAATGATTATCTTGCGAAAAGGGATAGTCAGTGGATGAAGCCCATATATGAATTTTTAGGGCTTACAGTTGGCGTTATCTATCCCGATATGTCACATAAGGAAAAACAGGAGGCTTACAAAGCGGATATTGTTTACGGAACTAATAATGAATACGGTTTTGATTATTTGCGTGACAATATGGCTTTTAGTCTGACTGATAAGGTACAAAGAGAACTGAACTTTGCCATTGTGGACGAAGTAGATTCCATTTTGATCGATGAAGCGAGAACTCCATTGATCATATCTGGTGCAGCGGAAGATAGTTCAGAGTTGTATATTAAAATTAATTCCTTGATTCCTCAGTTAAAAAAGCAGGAAGAAGAAGGAGCCGAAGGCGATTATACTGTAGATGAGAAGCAAAAACAGGCTCATCTGACTGATGCAGGTCATCTGCATATTGAAGAACTGTTGGTCAAAGCCAAATTATTAGATCCTGGCGAGAGTCTTTATCATGCCAGTAATATTATGTTGATGCATCATGTGAATGCGGCACTCAAGGCCCATGCGATGTTTCACAAGGATATTGACTATATTGTAAAAGACAATCAAGTGGTTATAGTGGATGAGCACACTGGACGCACAATGCCTGGAAGGCGTTGGTCAGAAGGCTTGCACCAGGCAGTCGAAGCCAAGGAAGGAGTTCCAATCCAAAATGAAAATCAGACCCTAGCTTCAATAACTTTCCAGAATTTTTTCCGAATGTACAATAAATTATCAGGGATGACAGGTACTGCTGACACAGAAGCCTATGAATTTCAGCAAATATATAATCTTGAAGTGGTTGTGATACCTACCAATAAACCAATGGTTAGAAAAGATGAAGCTGATTTGGTTTATCTAACACAGGCAGATAAATTCCAGGCGATAATCGAAGATATACGAGCATGTAGTGCTCGTAGACAACCCGTACTGGTTGGAACGGTTTCAATCGAAGCTTCTGAATTTTTAAGTCAACTCTTAAAAAAGGCGAACATAAAGCATCAAGTATTGAATGCAAAATTTCATGAAAAAGAAGCGCAAATTATTGCTGAAGCTGGACGCCCTGGTGCTGTAACCATTGCGACTAACATGGCGGGACGAGGAACTGATATTGTTTTAGGTGGAAGTTTGGCAGCGGATCTCGCCAATTTACTGGCTGATGCGAGTGAACAAGAAAAAGAAGCGGTTAAAAAAGAATGGCAAAAACGTCACGATGAAGTGATTGCAGCAGGTGGACTTCGAATTATTGGTTCTGAGCGTCATGAATCAAGACGTATCGATAATCAATTAAGAGGGCGAGCTGGTCGTCAAGGTGATCCTGGTAGTAGTCGTTTTTATTTGTCACTTGAAGACAATTTAATGAGAATATTTGCTTCTGACCGTGTGGCCTCTATGATGCGTCGCCTGGGAATGCAGCCTGGTGAGCCGATTGAACATAGTTTGGTTACCAGGGCGATTGAAAATGCTCAACGTAAGCTGGAAGGACATCATTTTGACGTAAGAAAGCAACTGTTGGATTATGATAATGTAGCGAATGATCAACGTCAGGTCATTTATACTCAGCGTTCTTCTATCATGGAAATGACAGATACACAGGAAATTGTAGAAATGATGAGAGAAGAGGTAATGAATAGCCTGGTTGATACTTATATCCCCCCTCAAAGTCTGGAGGATCAGTGGGATCCGCAGGCCTTATCTGATGTTTTGTCAGATGAATTTAAAATCAAAGCCCCTGTGACTGATTGGATTAATGAAGATCATAGTATACAGCCTGAGCAAATTAAAGACAAAATTCTTGCTTTAGCCATAGCGCATTATGATGAAAAAGTAAGAAAAGTTGGAAGACCAGTCATTTCACAATTTGAAAAATCAATTATTTTACAAACTTTAGATAATCATTGGCGTGAACACTTGGCTGCAATGGATCAATTACGCCAGGGAATCCATTTAAGAGGTTATGCTCAGAAGGATCCAAAACAGGAGTATAAAAAAGAAGCTTTCAGCTTGTTTACAATGATGCTGGATAATCTTAAGTACGAGGTAATCAGAATACTATCATCCGTTGAAATTCAAACGGAGGAAGATGCTCACGTTGTTGAAGAGCAACGTAGAGCAGATCAGATTAAAAAAATGAATCTCATGCATGAAAATTTATCAGAGAATGAAGAGGCAAGTGAAACGCAAACTTTTAGACGACAAGAAAAGAAAGTTGGTCGTAATGATCCTTGTCCCTGTGGATCAGGTAAAAAATATAAAGCTTGCCATGGAAGCCTGGTGTGA
- the coaE gene encoding dephospho-CoA kinase (Dephospho-CoA kinase (CoaE) performs the final step in coenzyme A biosynthesis.) — MVYSVGLTGNIASGKSTVAEFFSELGIDVIYADRISKELTSKNTPCYQNIVSHFGSSVVLKNGDLDRKRIRDIIFSNSNERLWLEDLLHPAIRKKIEEQLIVCSSPYCLIEIPLLYNKHHYPYLQKILLVIAPLECQLDRIVKRDHCTKEQALAILATQPNLEQRLKAADDVLVNESGLSELKEKVNKLHKKYLKDAKIKQKQ, encoded by the coding sequence ATGGTTTATTCAGTGGGACTAACTGGTAATATTGCCAGTGGCAAAAGTACAGTCGCAGAGTTTTTTTCCGAACTGGGTATAGATGTGATTTATGCAGATAGAATTTCTAAAGAATTAACTTCTAAAAATACCCCCTGTTACCAGAATATTGTTTCACATTTTGGTTCTTCAGTGGTTCTTAAAAATGGTGATCTTGATCGGAAACGGATAAGAGATATTATATTTTCCAATTCAAATGAACGTTTATGGCTTGAAGATCTACTGCATCCAGCTATTCGTAAAAAAATTGAAGAACAACTTATTGTCTGCTCATCGCCTTATTGCCTTATTGAAATTCCTTTATTGTATAATAAACATCACTACCCTTATCTGCAAAAAATTCTATTGGTTATTGCCCCATTAGAATGTCAATTAGACAGAATTGTTAAAAGAGATCATTGCACGAAAGAGCAAGCATTAGCCATTCTGGCCACACAACCTAATTTGGAACAACGATTAAAAGCAGCAGATGATGTCCTGGTTAATGAATCGGGATTAAGTGAATTGAAAGAAAAAGTGAATAAGCTGCATAAAAAATACCTTAAAGATGCAAAAATTAAACAGAAACAATAA
- the recJ gene encoding single-stranded-DNA-specific exonuclease RecJ has translation MLIKQRQQPEHTVNLPNVPDVLKRIYITRGINDESQLDKQLQTLLPFHSLKGINEACQRLENALRSEQRILIIGDFDADGATSTALAITALRAMGAKFVEYLVPNRFEFGYGLTPAIVEVASKWQPHLIITVDNGIASFEGVDAANKMGIDVLITDHHLPAESLPDACAIVNPNQPGCLFPSKSIAGVGVIFYVMLALRRHLSKSNWFSEINLPQPNMANFLDLVALGTVADVVGLDQNNRIMVNQGMMRIRQGQCREGIKALIEIAGRDCSRLRESDLGFAIAPRLNAAGRLDDMSLGIECLITTDPKMARNFCQQLDELNLERRQIESDMKEQAMLALEKLSINDEENKQLPVALCLHDKTWHQGVIGILAGRMKERYHRPVIAFASVSEQELKGSARSVPDLNIRDVLAAVDKDNPGLILKFGGHAMAAGLSINPELLNDFRSAFVSEVLKHLDLSQCEGEILTDGPLQPHELNLETAQLIQQAGPWGQAFSEPIFDNVFEILDQRIVGKNHLKMTLISSQGGEPLDAIAFNADLKSWPNHRIKYIHAAYKLDINFYQGRTRLQLLIQAMNIIQQA, from the coding sequence ATGCTGATTAAACAACGACAACAACCTGAGCATACTGTAAACTTACCTAATGTACCGGATGTATTAAAACGTATTTATATAACACGGGGCATTAACGATGAATCTCAACTTGATAAACAATTACAAACACTACTTCCTTTCCATTCTTTAAAAGGCATTAATGAGGCTTGTCAAAGATTAGAGAATGCTTTGCGCTCTGAGCAACGTATTCTGATTATCGGTGATTTTGATGCCGATGGAGCAACTTCTACAGCGTTGGCCATTACCGCATTGCGAGCTATGGGTGCCAAGTTTGTTGAGTATTTGGTACCTAATCGATTTGAGTTTGGTTATGGCCTTACTCCTGCCATTGTCGAAGTGGCAAGCAAATGGCAACCTCATTTAATTATTACTGTTGATAATGGTATAGCCAGTTTTGAAGGAGTAGATGCAGCAAATAAAATGGGGATAGATGTATTAATTACTGATCATCATTTACCAGCAGAATCACTGCCCGATGCCTGTGCTATTGTTAATCCTAATCAGCCTGGTTGTTTATTTCCAAGCAAGTCAATTGCGGGAGTTGGTGTTATTTTTTACGTTATGCTGGCATTGCGCAGGCATCTTTCCAAGAGTAACTGGTTTAGTGAAATAAACCTGCCTCAGCCTAATATGGCAAATTTCCTGGATTTGGTTGCATTAGGGACTGTAGCAGATGTTGTGGGGCTTGATCAGAATAACAGGATAATGGTTAATCAAGGAATGATGCGTATTCGCCAAGGGCAATGCAGAGAAGGTATAAAGGCCTTGATTGAAATTGCTGGCAGAGATTGTTCCAGGCTAAGAGAGTCTGATCTGGGTTTTGCCATTGCACCAAGATTAAATGCCGCAGGTCGTCTGGATGATATGTCGCTTGGTATTGAATGTTTAATTACAACGGATCCCAAAATGGCAAGAAATTTTTGTCAACAGTTGGATGAGTTGAATTTGGAAAGAAGACAGATAGAATCTGATATGAAAGAGCAAGCCATGCTTGCTCTGGAGAAATTGTCAATTAACGATGAAGAGAATAAACAGTTACCTGTTGCCCTGTGTCTTCATGATAAAACCTGGCATCAAGGGGTGATAGGAATTTTAGCCGGAAGAATGAAGGAGAGATATCATCGACCTGTTATTGCATTTGCTTCCGTCAGTGAGCAGGAGTTAAAGGGATCAGCACGTTCTGTCCCCGATTTAAACATTAGAGATGTACTGGCTGCTGTTGATAAGGATAATCCAGGACTAATTCTTAAATTCGGAGGACATGCTATGGCTGCCGGGTTAAGTATTAACCCCGAATTATTGAATGATTTTCGATCAGCTTTCGTGTCAGAGGTTCTGAAGCATCTTGACTTATCTCAGTGTGAAGGAGAAATACTGACGGACGGACCATTGCAACCCCATGAACTGAATTTAGAAACAGCACAATTAATACAACAAGCGGGTCCTTGGGGTCAAGCGTTTTCAGAGCCCATATTTGATAATGTATTTGAAATTCTGGATCAACGAATTGTTGGGAAAAATCATTTAAAAATGACATTAATTTCCTCACAAGGAGGAGAACCGCTGGATGCCATTGCTTTTAATGCGGATTTAAAGTCCTGGCCTAATCACCGGATTAAATACATTCATGCTGCCTATAAATTGGATATTAATTTTTATCAGGGAAGAACAAGGCTTCAGTTGCTGATCCAGGCAATGAATATTATTCAGCAAGCATAA
- a CDS encoding Mth938-like domain-containing protein, with protein MNINLETAEEHAVKAYSDKKIQINSIIYESSLIVSKKEIITDFVIKDIQDINDSYIDLLLRSNPELIIIGHLQTGKMLPVTLISQLSQKRIGIECMSIGAACRTYNVLLSEHRAVVAGFIF; from the coding sequence ATGAATATCAATCTAGAAACTGCAGAGGAACATGCAGTAAAAGCGTATAGCGATAAAAAGATTCAGATTAATTCCATAATTTATGAAAGTAGTTTAATTGTTTCCAAGAAAGAAATCATTACTGATTTTGTAATTAAAGATATCCAGGATATAAATGATTCATACATTGATTTATTATTGAGAAGCAATCCTGAATTAATTATTATTGGTCATCTGCAAACAGGCAAAATGTTACCTGTCACTCTAATCAGTCAATTATCACAAAAAAGAATTGGTATTGAATGCATGTCCATAGGTGCCGCTTGTAGAACTTATAACGTCTTATTGAGTGAACACCGAGCAGTTGTTGCAGGATTTATCTTCTAA
- the mutT gene encoding 8-oxo-dGTP diphosphatase MutT, with the protein MKVAVAIIIDEKQRILITQRPLHAAHGGFWEFPGGKLEPQESAEDALIREIKEELGIIVDEYRFLGYVDYDYPDKHIQLIIFMVTRFTGNPLCLEGQLNMKWVKKEELNINDFPKANHAVFNLIDIPEFQYQA; encoded by the coding sequence GTGAAAGTAGCAGTTGCTATCATTATCGATGAAAAACAACGTATACTGATTACCCAACGTCCTCTTCATGCTGCACACGGAGGATTTTGGGAGTTTCCTGGAGGAAAACTGGAGCCTCAAGAATCTGCAGAGGATGCTTTGATCCGAGAGATTAAAGAGGAATTAGGTATAATTGTGGATGAATATAGGTTTCTGGGGTATGTAGATTATGACTATCCAGATAAGCACATACAATTAATTATTTTTATGGTGACTCGTTTTACTGGCAACCCGTTATGTCTGGAAGGACAGCTCAATATGAAGTGGGTAAAAAAAGAGGAATTAAATATCAATGATTTCCCTAAAGCAAATCATGCGGTTTTCAATTTAATTGATATCCCTGAATTTCAATATCAAGCATAA
- the dusA gene encoding tRNA dihydrouridine(20/20a) synthase DusA, whose product MVNSIFSKLSIAPMIDWTNSPFRTLMRLLAPNALLYTEMQTTGAVHNNPDRALYFNPIEHPIAIQLGGADKSALAKCAIIAEQKGFNEINLNLGCPSDKVQAGRFGACLMKEPEHVADCIRAIKQVVGIPVTAKTRIGIDKQDSYEFFRSFSLHLVEAGCDKLIVHARKAWLNGLNPKQNRTIPPVNYDYVYELKKEIPHIFITINGNILSIEEINSHLNYVDGVMLGRLACDNPYQIAEIHQALYPQFIKIKRSQLLMNYLDYWLEQSRANLSLSILVKPLFNLAFGLSGAKHWKKKLMNIVQEKNTSGFSELIQYLLHLEATNHVECV is encoded by the coding sequence GTGGTTAATAGTATTTTTTCCAAATTATCTATAGCGCCAATGATTGATTGGACCAACAGTCCTTTTCGAACACTGATGAGATTATTGGCTCCTAACGCTCTTTTATATACTGAAATGCAGACAACTGGGGCTGTACACAATAACCCTGATAGAGCTTTGTATTTTAATCCTATTGAACATCCTATCGCTATTCAATTAGGCGGTGCTGATAAATCTGCATTGGCAAAGTGCGCCATTATTGCTGAACAGAAGGGTTTTAATGAGATTAATTTGAATTTGGGATGTCCTAGTGACAAAGTACAGGCAGGACGATTTGGAGCCTGCTTGATGAAGGAGCCAGAACATGTTGCTGATTGTATTCGTGCAATAAAACAAGTAGTTGGAATACCAGTCACAGCGAAAACGAGAATTGGTATTGATAAGCAAGACAGCTATGAGTTTTTCAGATCTTTTTCTCTGCATTTGGTTGAAGCAGGCTGTGACAAGCTTATTGTTCATGCTCGAAAGGCCTGGTTAAATGGGTTAAATCCAAAGCAAAATAGAACGATTCCTCCTGTAAATTATGATTATGTATATGAATTAAAAAAGGAAATCCCTCATATTTTTATTACTATCAATGGGAATATATTATCTATTGAAGAAATAAACAGTCATTTAAACTACGTCGATGGAGTAATGTTAGGGCGACTGGCTTGCGATAATCCCTATCAAATTGCTGAAATTCATCAAGCCTTATATCCACAATTCATCAAAATTAAACGTAGTCAGTTATTAATGAATTATCTGGATTATTGGCTTGAGCAATCTCGAGCCAATCTCTCGTTAAGTATTCTGGTTAAACCACTTTTTAATTTAGCTTTTGGTTTATCCGGGGCGAAGCACTGGAAAAAGAAATTGATGAATATTGTTCAGGAGAAAAATACTTCCGGTTTTAGTGAGTTAATCCAGTATTTATTGCATTTGGAAGCAACAAATCACGTCGAGTGTGTATAA
- the zapD gene encoding cell division protein ZapD — protein MHDHMITFQLATHFLSRIALRLEYLFKTINEACSESHEAIHRFALKNIIEIVEIIEKPELKSRFIKELIRIEHVLKKPNLLNHRELFDDLETQIHVLNHVPGRFSNRIHDDEFLKTLRQIHHPNTKECEFNSPHLVLWFDSDPLLRQKTISQWVSCLKDLEDTVKVYLSLLRGITQYTPIRANNGFYQHSLSPKSLNHLILLRMDKTLKMIPKIQLGHHSLTIRLYELVTGQEIRDKTIDMEIAFCQI, from the coding sequence ATGCATGACCATATGATAACTTTTCAACTGGCAACTCATTTTTTATCAAGAATTGCCTTACGCTTGGAGTACCTTTTTAAAACCATAAATGAAGCTTGTAGTGAGTCTCATGAGGCTATACATCGATTTGCATTAAAAAATATAATAGAAATTGTCGAAATAATTGAAAAACCAGAATTAAAAAGCAGATTTATTAAAGAGTTAATTAGAATTGAACATGTACTTAAAAAACCTAATTTATTGAATCATCGTGAATTATTTGATGATCTGGAAACGCAAATCCATGTATTAAATCATGTACCAGGTCGATTTAGCAACAGAATCCATGATGATGAATTTTTAAAAACCTTAAGACAAATACACCACCCCAATACTAAAGAATGTGAATTTAATTCCCCCCATTTGGTATTGTGGTTTGATTCCGATCCACTATTAAGGCAAAAAACAATTAGTCAATGGGTATCCTGCCTAAAAGATCTGGAAGATACTGTAAAAGTTTATTTGTCCTTGTTACGAGGGATTACTCAGTATACTCCCATTAGAGCAAATAATGGATTTTATCAGCATAGCCTTTCACCTAAATCACTTAACCATCTGATCTTATTAAGAATGGATAAAACATTGAAAATGATACCTAAAATACAGTTAGGACATCATAGTTTAACTATCAGACTTTATGAGCTTGTCACTGGTCAAGAAATTAGAGATAAAACAATAGACATGGAAATTGCATTTTGTCAAATATAG
- a CDS encoding transporter, with protein sequence MITKQNGIYTLTISLLLFSFQIKAATDYQTYQTVCGEPTDMFSFVDRGGIAINPCVVPPRNVLLGLGYQYQQLIGGGIQHGFPSSVIEVGLPDYFEVDLTLPSYINQTVAPRVGYSPTQLDLKRILWFNDKWIASINGTMIFPSGSASFGSKGPGGGVTGILAYNINDQINLTGTLEYISLSEPITSGGQSYTSINPDLLLSWTKNKISLFAEVYGQSKTAPDEGSGYNADAGILYLIKKNIVIDLEVDQRISGLLDSVERYYGGGITIQFN encoded by the coding sequence ATGATAACTAAGCAAAATGGAATTTATACTCTAACTATTTCCTTATTACTATTCTCATTTCAAATCAAAGCTGCTACTGATTATCAAACATATCAAACCGTTTGTGGTGAACCAACGGATATGTTTTCGTTTGTTGACAGGGGAGGAATTGCAATCAATCCTTGTGTTGTTCCTCCAAGAAATGTATTGCTCGGTTTAGGGTATCAATATCAACAATTAATTGGCGGAGGGATACAGCACGGTTTTCCCTCTTCTGTAATAGAAGTCGGTTTGCCAGATTATTTCGAGGTAGATTTAACCTTACCCAGCTACATCAATCAAACTGTAGCACCACGGGTAGGGTATAGCCCAACCCAGTTGGATCTCAAACGTATTTTATGGTTTAACGATAAATGGATTGCTTCTATTAATGGCACTATGATATTTCCTTCAGGTAGCGCCTCTTTTGGCAGTAAGGGGCCTGGAGGTGGTGTAACTGGAATTCTAGCTTATAATATCAATGATCAGATTAATTTGACAGGAACTTTGGAGTATATTTCTCTATCGGAACCTATTACCAGTGGTGGACAAAGTTATACCAGCATTAATCCAGATCTTCTTTTATCATGGACTAAAAATAAAATATCATTGTTCGCTGAAGTGTATGGTCAAAGCAAAACAGCACCCGATGAAGGAAGCGGTTATAATGCAGACGCAGGTATTCTTTATTTAATTAAAAAAAATATTGTTATTGATTTGGAGGTTGATCAACGTATCAGTGGCCTTTTAGATAGTGTTGAGCGTTATTATGGAGGAGGAATTACCATACAATTTAATTAA